Genomic window (Peptococcaceae bacterium 1198_IL3148):
CAGGACAAAGATTGCGACAACGGCCTAAATACCGGGGCAGTTCTCCCTTAGCCATTAAAGCTTCCCGCTCGGCTGCCAATTCTTCTTCACTGCAATAACAGTAATAGGCATGCCCTTCATCCACCAGTCTTTGGGCTAATTCACGATACTTGGGCAAACGTTCTGTCTGTCGATATGGGGCGTTGGGACCACCTACTTGGATTCCTTCATCCCAATCCATACCCAGCCATTTAAGGGCACCCAAAATATTTTCTTCCGATTCACGGCTGGAACGCTCTAAATCTGTGTCCTCTATCCGTACAATAAACTGCCCACCATGATGGCGTGCATAAAGCCAGTTAAATAGAGCGGAACGCGCTCCACCAATATGTAATGGCCCCGTAGGACTTGGGGCAAAACGAACCCGAACAGTCAAAAAAGCTTCCTCCTCCATACTTAAAATTTGTTAGATCTCTAGTTGGATATTATACCACCTTTAGGCAAGGAGACACAACTTATTGCAATGTCATCACTATTTGCCAGCGTAGGTGGACTAAGAATGCATTGCTTCATGAACCTAGGTTACTTTAGCGGGTCGGCGTGGAAACCACCCCCTACCACAAAGGAGGCTGTTGGCGGCAATTCATGCCTGCCGGAATCAGGCATCGACGTCTTAACAATAAAAGTGTTCTCACTAAAAGAGCCCCCTTCCGTCACAGGAAGGGGGCTTCAACAGCCAAATAAATTCTAACGGAAAATCATTTTAAGGTATTTACCACTACTTCTTCTGCATTTTTGCCCAGGAATCCTTTAATGACACTATCCGGTTAAATACTGGCAATTCACTGGTGGTGTCTGGGTCAACACTGAAATATCCCTGTCTAAGGAACTGGAACCGCTGGCCAACTTTAGCCTCCGCCAAACAAGGTTCCACAAAGGACGACAATACTTCTAACGAGTTTGGATTTAAGTTTTGTTTAAAATCTACACCCTTTTCGTCCTCCGGATTTTCCTTTACAAAAAGATGATCATACAAACGCACTTCAGCCTTTACCGCATGGGATGCAGAAACCCAATGCAGTGTACCTTTAACCTTCTTGCCCGAGGTATCACTGCCACTGCGGGTTGTGGGGTCATAGGTACAACGAAGTTCAATAATCTCGCCCGTTGTTTCATCTTTAATCACTTGCTCGCATTTAATAATATAAGCGTGTTTTAATCTCACTTCCCGACCGGGCGCCAGCCGGAAGAATTTCTTGGGCGGATCCTCCATAAAGTCATCTTGTTCAATATAGACAACCTGGGAGAAGGGCATTTTACGGCTGCCCAATTCGGAATTTTCTTGGTTGTTGGCCGCATCCATCCATTCCACTTGATCTGCAGGATAGTTTTCTATCACCACTTTTAACGGGCGCAACACCGCCATCAACCGCGGGGTTTTAAAAATTAAATCCTCACGGATGCAGTGTTCCAACAGCGCTATATCTACCGTGCTCACCGCCTTAGCCACGCCAATGCGCTCACAGAAGTCCCGAATTGCTTCGGGAGTATAACCACGGCGCCGCAGACCAGAGATGGTTGGCATTCGGGGGTCATCCCAACCCTTGACATAGCCCTCCTCCACCAATTGACGGAGTTTGCGTTTACTCATCACAGTATGGCTAAGGTTGAGACGGGCAAATTCAATTTGCTGGGGCTTTGATGGTAGCCCTCCATCCACGTTATTGACCACCCATTCATAAAGTGGTCGGTGATCTTCAAATTCACAGGTACAGATGGAGTGGGTAATTCCCTCGATGGCATCCGAAAGGGGGTGAGCAAAATCATACATCGGATAAATGCTCCACTTGTCCCCGGTGCGGTGATGTTTTGCCTTTTGAATTCGGTAAATCACCGGGTCACGCATATTCAAATTGGGAGAAGCCATATCAATTTTAGCCCGCAGCACCCGGGAAC
Coding sequences:
- a CDS encoding glutamine--tRNA ligase/YqeY domain fusion protein, whose translation is MNNKFTSFIHDIIDNDLKAGKNNGEVHTRFPPEPNGYLHIGHAKSICLNFGLALEYKGLCNLRFDDTNPSKEDVEYVESIQEDVKWLGYDWDDRLYYASDYFDSLYNYAVQLIKAGKAYVDDLSAEEIREYRGTLTAPGKESPYRNRTIEENLDLFERMKAGEFADGSRVLRAKIDMASPNLNMRDPVIYRIQKAKHHRTGDKWSIYPMYDFAHPLSDAIEGITHSICTCEFEDHRPLYEWVVNNVDGGLPSKPQQIEFARLNLSHTVMSKRKLRQLVEEGYVKGWDDPRMPTISGLRRRGYTPEAIRDFCERIGVAKAVSTVDIALLEHCIREDLIFKTPRLMAVLRPLKVVIENYPADQVEWMDAANNQENSELGSRKMPFSQVVYIEQDDFMEDPPKKFFRLAPGREVRLKHAYIIKCEQVIKDETTGEIIELRCTYDPTTRSGSDTSGKKVKGTLHWVSASHAVKAEVRLYDHLFVKENPEDEKGVDFKQNLNPNSLEVLSSFVEPCLAEAKVGQRFQFLRQGYFSVDPDTTSELPVFNRIVSLKDSWAKMQKK